DNA from Microtus pennsylvanicus isolate mMicPen1 chromosome Y unlocalized genomic scaffold, mMicPen1.hap1 SUPER_Y_unloc_3, whole genome shotgun sequence:
acaggatggcaggttccttacaggatgggagtcagacatcagtaccatactggtatttggcggtttgatgggtgtgtgggttctttgccagactccacctagcatcatggattccctactttactgatattatggagttcggtgcattcatcatatgtgtgcatgtcacacactagtgggcatcatatgtacatggttatcctgtgtgtgggtgagtgtgttcatgagttttatagcccaagtactacagaacatgatcaatgaaagggaacactgttttccagatatggcaggacaattatttaaatgaactgacaagggttggatggcatggataagacctataagagttcaaggcataccaaatccaggcatgacaaagtaggtggcagacagaattctggcaaaactaagtaggtagcttgatgtccaacttactggagaagagccactgagcggagacacttttcactaagcaacatgctctagtggagatcaaacatcctttgcagccagtacgaattaaaccattcatcaaatgaaacctaattttctctgattttgagtatacatttgtgtcccttcctgattaatctactctttatcctcttacgtctcaatacctcacgctgatatcggtcacatctttccatttgacatggttttccctcaagcttcataccgccccgagatcatacaactttttgtcccctctccactgcttccttgacagccatcttgtcctttaccacaccacgcatgcccagtcctttactctccaaggggaaaagaccataaatcctgctttgttttgaggcatgtatttctgtgatgccccatccaccaaacacaatccatcattgaccaaataacacaacatgttaacaaatttttattctttcagaaagtataatccattggaaaagataccaggattcatagaagacctgaggtatctctgaaaaaacacattcccaaagagagaattaagtctgcccctcaaaatttgagaatttcactttaacagatcttcaccaaatcatagacatagatatggaagtcattatcaaacttgatgaaatacacagaaggtttgttgggaacttggcaaataatttttcctatctcttgggttccatcttttttgttgtactgcactcttttgccctccaaggaatccctgcctaattccaaaatcacctctactggaggacattcaggcgtgatgtggaggttgccttcaatggaatcatcatgatggtggtaaaggtacaggaccggatcattctcgttgacaatgtagaaacaggtcgttatggtctgcacctcatctgggaccacgcctaaaggggttaaatcagctccctttagagggcggggtttgccacaggcgaatccctgccaataaatggtgcgcggagaggcggctcgccccttttgttcctcgcaacctgtgctatgctggaactttggttcagtaagtttaacaataaactggtaaatattctttgatatctgcattgcctttattttgtgccgatacatctggcgcctcccccgtggggctttgccgagaaccggccccgaattggagtctcttgcacccggagccgctgcagcggtctctctgggcgcacactgaaacggctgagattctgagcgactcgattttccctgctgcttgctagagtaccaaacagtgggtttgatatagacagagcctttttaacagcgcctaagcctctgtttcgagccgccccggccagatttcccgtgcccgcccgccggcgcgcgcgctgcctgtgtcagctccccctcccactgccgccagcgctcaggtcacgtgacagcggcctgagagccccggcaaaaaatacttatcagcctggtgtctgtttcaattttgtttttcagtccttttatttcagatttaggacacgtggattcaactgtgctctttcgccaccactggcacgaaccagttattacaggtaagagaactttttcttttctaaataatgtctgagaacgtgaccacaacttatttcaatagtttttttgagtgcaccatttgggagatccttggaaaagataaataacaattcattcacaaggatgaccgacatacagatggtaaggattactagtaggatggcggcagggttcttttcttatctccacaggaaaatattcatctccaaagaatttgagagaccctgaatatttaattactgatgaatggaaaatagatacgacccattaaacatcaacaataaaattctatacgtatcgtaagtattggttttatatatatttatgtatatttatatgttttattcaacacttctttataaatgagtagagctggttttggagttggactatggctcagtccttcttcaattccaagcctattgataagagatatttcaaagtttctgtctcaggtcaggagccatgaaatgggacaaaataagaataattttatacttgataaactttctttgccttccctcacatctgtgtctttctttatatgtcagtataagtccttgttgttaatgtttaaatttcccataacaagcaacatattttcctacagtaatttttgaagtttccaggattaagatggggccccacaacatcaactcaatctggtttttatgacgtcatgaattttttttttaagcactaattttggatctgttttttggtaccaattgcaagagacaatttcatatgatgcacatttttgacaatgctctggccggaccttctcaaaacacacagagactagttatagtcttcttaagtcaaaggttaatttgggaattttaccatcgtttgctttcacaggggcccctaagaagaacgtcgcccccatgtcagctaaaagcaatctaagaggacgacgtcccctctcccaacagagtttgcccacagggttagggacatcttttactggttggtttaggggtgaggggatggggacatattgtatggaattagggatatatataaaaaaaatagggggattaactgggttgatgggatgattggtatttgtgacttactgtttttataaaattatgttggtactgtttcttgtatattgatatattgaatattgaatgtgagtgttcctacctctattttggtataagagtatgcttatattgtatggatacatctatcatatcacaatgtacatttctacctctggtactatttatgtaataacattgtttacatttgataagtaatgacattgtttacaggtgaagatcattgtcttcatacattgcacaattgtttattcccttagttttcaaattagataggtattgagaattacatgtttgtcatattatttttaggttaatcagattttttagatacatagagattattttcagtatagatagaatAATCTTCAGCcgctttgaagagctgtagaaaatggcctttaatctaacctagaattctgtgccatcgagacacaatttactcctggcaacaccactctactcccgagagaacgttgagcaccaaacacactccactgggagcttgtcttcctggcagaactggcctttgggttaagaaaaacccatacctcaactactgactaagatataaacaggattgtcttatcttgccaagacagggtaggataatcctaagaaagttccttgcatttgagaatggtatgtcagttatgttaggccttagccaaagttggttgactcaacattgcaaacgagattttgggtgattgcccaggcagtcagttgtctctgtcatttgttgcacattttggatatctcttttttgttaagtaatatttactcccttctcagatctttgatggagttgaagattatttaattgtagttactctttagcaaaacttttgctctcaatattgtttgttatatttatcattttttattattgttatagttatatttggtttagttgtgtcttatttagacaaaagggggagataaaggggttaaatcagctccctttagagggcggggtttgcctcaggagaatccctgccaataaagggtgtgcagagaggcggctcgccccttttgttcctcgctacctgtgctacgctggaactttggttcagtaagtttaacaataaactggtaaatattctttgatatctgcattgcctttattttgtgccggtacacacgccactccactctaccttagagactggcatgatgtggaggttgccttccaggtagtcatccaggaggtggtaaatgtacaagaccggatctttcttgtaggtaatataaaaccaggtcttcatgattggcacctcttctaggaccctcccgttccagtcattcttagagccatttgtgcccatgaatgtatgtttcactgctctgccaactatggtgtttgagagatgagtgtctgtcacctgaggaaatggcacattattaggcaggatcttcaggtttaaaatcctttcatcactatgaagctccaagccatagacacaatcaatcccatcatatttcaacaaatagagagagggatatgttggcagttgatctagaatgatggctttccaatgggtgactggttcattggcttccttccagccatgagaaattctgcggccaacaatattctccagggcctcaaaaggcttactaagtttttgcttctggagcgatggcccattcttcttctggagatgtggcatgccactcatacaaagaggcatcttcatcatggcgggagactttctgagataggccacagcactcctgttccactgtctcttggctctgtttctgtgcttgggcttcatagctgccaatctctgcataggaagaactcttcagtttaaatcagacacaaagtggtttcctccaccataagtgcctgcaaggataagaaggtgaggatgtgaggtcaaggctctttttaggaataa
Protein-coding regions in this window:
- the LOC142842125 gene encoding spindlin-2-like is translated as MMKMPLCMSGMPHLQKKNGPSLQKQKLSKPFEALENIVGRRISHGWKEANEPVTHWKAIILDQLPTYPSLYLLKYDGIDCVYGLELHSDERILNLKILPNNVPFPQVTDTHLSNTIVGRAVKHTFMGTNGSKNDWNGRVLEEVPIMKTWFYITYKKDPVLYIYHLLDDYLEGNLHITPECPPVEVILELGRDSLEGKRVQYNKKDGTQEIGKIICQVPNKPSVYFIKFDNDFHIYVYDLVKIC